A DNA window from Fragaria vesca subsp. vesca linkage group LG3, FraVesHawaii_1.0, whole genome shotgun sequence contains the following coding sequences:
- the LOC101304458 gene encoding zinc finger protein ZAT5-like: MEGQEEVQAVLSDHQQSQMMIIKGKRTKRQRPMSPFGLAVTSSSSSACGGGHGGEEYGNSFTSASYESTEEEEDMANCLILLAQGCDVVPKQQTSPVHEATGVSGHVSKAGFYVYECKTCNRTFPSFQALGGHRASHKKPKSVAAAMADQEKKPAPIHFTTSASMDQEVEDSKQFVKKSSPPPPPPPPPSTQPAVPIQIKGFQSNNKAKIHECSICGSEFSSGQALGGHMRRHRAIVANNNTTTQVVGIGAAIDNNSTRSKQERSNILALDLNLPAPEDHDHHHHHHHHHQQHQIHHQRDSKFQFVPTQQTSLVFNAPALVDCHY; the protein is encoded by the coding sequence ATGGAAGGGCAAGAAGAGGTGCAGGCTGTGTTGAGTGATCATCAGCAAAGCCAGATGATGATCATCAAGGGCAAGAGGACCAAGCGCCAGAGGCCCATGTCTCCTTTCGGTCTGGCAGTCACTTCCAGCTCGTCGAGCGCTTGCGGCGGCGGACACGGCGGAGAAGAGTATGGGAACTCGTTCACTTCAGCTAGTTACGAGAGCACTGAGGAGGAAGAGGACATGGCCAACTGCCTGATTCTGTTGGCTCAGGGATGCGATGTGGTTCCTAAGCAACAGACTAGTCCCGTTCATGAAGCCACAGGTGTTTCTGGTCATGTGAGCAAAGCTGGGTTTTATGTCTACGAGTGCAAGACCTGCAACCGGACCTTCCCTTCTTTCCAAGCACTCGGCGGCCACCGAGCCAGTCACAAGAAGCCAAAGTCTGTTGCGGCGGCGATGGCTGATCAGGAGAAGAAACCGGCACCGATTCATTTCACCACCTCTGCATCCATGGATCAAGAAGTTGAAGACTCTAAGCAATTTGTTAAGAAGAGTAGCCCTCCTCCTCCTCCTCCTCCTCCTCCTTCAACTCAGCCTGCAGTTCCTATTCAGATAAAGGGGTTTCAGAGCAACAACAAGGCTAAGATTCATGAGTGTTCGATATGCGGGTCGGAGTTCTCATCGGGTCAAGCTCTTGGTGGGCATATGAGACGGCACAGAGCGATAGTGGCCAACAACAACACTACTACTCAGGTGGTGGGGATTGGTGCAGCCATTGATAATAACAGTACGAGGAGCAAGCAGGAGAGAAGTAATATTCTAGCACTGGATCTAAACCTTCCAGCACCAGAAGACCATGATCATCATCATCATCATCACCACCATCACCAACAGCATCAGATTCATCACCAGCGTGACTCGAAGTTCCAATTTGTGCCGACCCAACAGACTAGTCTTGTCTTCAACGCCCCTGCTTTGGTGGATTGTCATTATTAA